A window of Mycolicibacterium madagascariense genomic DNA:
CGAGCACGCCCACCTGTGCGGCGGTGGGCAGGGCACCCATCAGCGCGGTCGCGCCGCCCATCAGCAGCATCGTCAGCGCCAGCGTCTTCTTGCGGCCGATGCGGTCACCGACGTGGCCGAAGACGAAGCCGCCGATCGGACGGACCAGGAAGCCGACCGCGAACGTCGCGAACGACAGCAGGGTGCCGACGAACGTGGTCTGGTCGGGAAAGAAGGCCTTGTTGAACACCAGGCTCGCGGCCGTGGCGTAGAGGAAGAAGTCGTACCACTCGATCGTGGTGCCGACGAGGCTGGCCCAGAGCGCGGTGCGGGCCTCGGCGGACACCGTGCCGCTCTGGTCGTTTCCTGCGGGAGGGCTGATGACGGACATTGCCGTCGATCAGTTCACGCCCCGGGTGGATCCACCAGGGTTGCGCGCGCAATGATCGAAACCCCGCAGACCGTCCAGCCCGTTACGTTGGGAACCACCATGCCACTTCCTGCGCCGTCACCCACGTCCACCGCCGTCGTCACCGGAGCGTCCTCCGGCATCGGCGCCGACATCGCCAGGGAACTGGCGGCCCGCGGGCACGGCGTCACGCTGGTCGCCCGGCGGGAGGACAAGCTGCGGGCGCTGGCCGACGAACTCAGCGCGGTCCGGGTGGAGGTGATCGCGGCCGACGTCGCCGATTCCGACGCGCGGGCGGGGCTCTTCGACGAGGTGCAGCGCCGCGGGCTGACCGTGGACGTCCTGGTCAACAATGCGGGTATCGGCGCGATCGGGGCCGTCGCCGAGTCGACCGTCGAGCGCGAGGTCGCCCAGGTGCGGGTCAACGTCGAAGCACTGATCGATCTGACCACGCGCGCCGTGCAGCAGATGGTGCCGAGAGGCCGCGGCGCCATCCTGAACGTCGGCTCGACCGCGGGCTTCCAGCCGTTCCCCGGCCAGGCCGGCTACGGGGCGACGAAGGCATTCGTCATCAGCTACACCGAGGCGCTGGCCGCCGAGTTGGCGGGCACCGGCGTGACGGTCGCGACGCTCAACCCCGGTCCGGTGCGCACCGAGTTCCTGCAGACCGCGGGCATCGACGAGACGACGTTCGCGTCGGCGTTCCCCAAGTTCATGTGGATGCCGTCGCGCGACGTGGCCCGTGTCGGCGTGGACGCGCTGGCGCGCGACCGCGGCACCGTCATCGCGGGGCTGCCCAGCCTGGTCAGCACGCGCATCTTCGGGCTCATCCCCAAGCGGGTGCTATTGCCGCTGCTGGCCAGGCAGCACCCCGCGCTGCGGCCCGCGACCTAGGTGGCAGGGTGGACGGGCGGGTTGCTCTGGCCCGCATGACCGTCACCGAGGACCGCCCATGCGCACACTGACCATCGCCGCCATTCAGACCACGCCGGTCGCGTTCGACCTCGAGGCCAGCCTGGCGTCCTTCGAGCAGCGGGTGCGCGCGGTGCGGGCCACCTTCCCCGCCGTCGAGCTGATGGTCGTGCCCGAACTGATGCTGGCCGCCGAGGCGCCGCTGCTGCAGGGCCGCGCCGGCTGGATGGACGAGGTGGCCGAGCCGATTCCGGGGCCGCTCACCGACCGCATCTGCGCGTTGGCGAAAGACGTTGAGCGATGGCTCATTCCGGGCAGTCTCTACGAGCGCGGCGCGGAGGGAAAGGTGTACAACACCGCGATCGCGGTCTCTCCCGACGGGGAAATCGTGGCGGCCTACCGCAAGATCTTCCCGTGGCAGCCCTACGAACGCACCACTCCCGGAAGCGATTTCGTGGTCCTCGACATCCCCGACGTCGGCCGGATCGGTCTGGCGATCTGCTACGACGGCTCGTTCCCCGAGATGATCCGCCAGCTGGCCTGGCTCGGCGCGGAGGTCGTCGTCCAGCCGACCCTGACCTCGACCCGCGACCGGGATATGGAACTGGTCTGCGCCCGCGCGAACGCGTGGACCAATCAGGTCTTCGTCGTCAACGTCAATGCCGCCGATCCGGCCGGCGTAGGAGCCAGCTGCATCGTCGACCCCGAGGGGAACGTGCGCCAGCAGGCGAACACGGGTGAGGAGGTCCTGATCGACTGCCTGGATCTGGACGCGGTGACCCGGGTCCGCACGCGCGGCACCCTGGGGCTGAATCGGCCGTGGGACCAGCTGGCCCGCCACGGCGCCCATCTCGAGCTGCCGATGTACGGCACCGGCATCAAGACGCCGCCATGGCACCCGGGGTAGGCGACGGCTGTCGGCCGCGTACCAGCCGGCCGGGGCGGGCGGCGGTCGGGACGCCGTGTTCGGCGATGATCTGCCCGGAGACCACGGTTGCGACGTAGCCATCGGCGGTCTGGTCCAGGCGGCGTCCGCCCGCGGGGAGGTCGCGGGCCACGACGGGCTTGTGCAGGCGCACCGCGGCGTGATCGATGACGTTCAGGTCGGCCTTGTAGCCGACCGCGATGCGGCCCCGGTCACCGAGACCCGCGACCCGGGCCGGCGCCGACGTCAGCTCGCGCACCGCCTCGGCGACGCTGAGGCGGCCGGTCGCGCGGTCGCGGGCCCAGTGCGCGAGCATGTACGTGGGAAAGCTTGCATCGCAGATCATTCCGTAATGCGCGCCGCCGTCGCCGAGACCGAGCACGACGTCCTCGCGGTGGAACAGCTCGGCCACGGCGTCCAGCGAGGCGTCCCGGAAGTTGGCGAGCGTGATGAGCAGCATGGCGTGCCCGTCGTCG
This region includes:
- a CDS encoding carbon-nitrogen hydrolase family protein; its protein translation is MRTLTIAAIQTTPVAFDLEASLASFEQRVRAVRATFPAVELMVVPELMLAAEAPLLQGRAGWMDEVAEPIPGPLTDRICALAKDVERWLIPGSLYERGAEGKVYNTAIAVSPDGEIVAAYRKIFPWQPYERTTPGSDFVVLDIPDVGRIGLAICYDGSFPEMIRQLAWLGAEVVVQPTLTSTRDRDMELVCARANAWTNQVFVVNVNAADPAGVGASCIVDPEGNVRQQANTGEEVLIDCLDLDAVTRVRTRGTLGLNRPWDQLARHGAHLELPMYGTGIKTPPWHPG
- a CDS encoding SDR family NAD(P)-dependent oxidoreductase, with translation MPLPAPSPTSTAVVTGASSGIGADIARELAARGHGVTLVARREDKLRALADELSAVRVEVIAADVADSDARAGLFDEVQRRGLTVDVLVNNAGIGAIGAVAESTVEREVAQVRVNVEALIDLTTRAVQQMVPRGRGAILNVGSTAGFQPFPGQAGYGATKAFVISYTEALAAELAGTGVTVATLNPGPVRTEFLQTAGIDETTFASAFPKFMWMPSRDVARVGVDALARDRGTVIAGLPSLVSTRIFGLIPKRVLLPLLARQHPALRPAT